A stretch of Cicer arietinum cultivar CDC Frontier isolate Library 1 chromosome 5, Cicar.CDCFrontier_v2.0, whole genome shotgun sequence DNA encodes these proteins:
- the LOC105852845 gene encoding uncharacterized protein, with protein sequence MLIFLEASGIDILDAVENGPYIPKIAGTDNSMIIKPRADWSDDDKKKVGFNAKAKNIITSALCAEEFFRVSNCKSAKEMWDILQETHEGTTDVKRARVNTLMHEYELFSMKKEESISDLQTRFTHIVNNLHALGKDVDNEQQIGKIMRCLTREWQPKITAIAESRDLAKMTTATLFGKLREHEMELQRLDESEMESRKKKGLSLKVQANQSKIESDSCSNESSSDNEEPEIGLLVKKFKKFLKKKDNKFRKPSSSKTSDNKQITCYECGKTGHIKSECYKLQNKNKAAKSKGKEPVTKTKKAYIAWNDNDESSASSDEEEANMCLMANSDSESEKEVCLTSTKHSWYLDSGCSKHMTGDKSKFLSLTLKEGGFVKYGDNNRGKIIGIGDIGNESTTVIKNVLYVEGLKHNLLSISQLCDKGFQVSFSSQSCIIEHKDDKNIKLIGDRINNIYMLDFNSVPSAVCCLLSNQDETWLWHKRIAL encoded by the exons atgctcatatttctggaagcaagtggcatagatatccttgatgctgttgaaaacggtccgtacattcccaagattgcaggaactgacaactcaatgattatcaagcctagagccgactggtcagatgatgacaagaagaaggttggtttcaatgcgaaggctaagaacatcatcacgtccgccctatgtgcagaagagttctttagagtgtccaattgcaagtcagcaaaagagatgtgggacatcctccaagaaactcacgaaggtactactgatgttaagagagctcgtgtgaatacgctcatgcacgaatatgaattatttagcatgaagaaagaagagtcaatcagcgatttgcaaaccagattcacacacatagtcaacaacctgcatgcactaggaaaagatgtggataatgaacagcagattggaaagatcatgagatgtttaaccagagaatggcagccaaagataacagccatagctgAGTCTAGAGATCTTGCAAAGATGACGACagcaacactatttggaaagttaagggaacatgaaatggaattacaacgacTGGATGAATCCGAAATGGAAAGTAGGAAAAAGAAAGGTTTATCTCTGAAGGTTCAAGCAAATCAGTCAAAAATTGAATCCGATAGCTGCTCAAATGAATCCAGCAGTGACAATGAAGAACCAGAAATCGGactgcttgtcaagaaatttaagaaatttctgaagaagaaagataacaaattcagaaaaccatccagctcCAAGACTAGCGACAACAAGCAAATTACATGTTATGAATGTGGGaagactggtcacataaagtcagaatgctacaaattgcagaacaaaaataaagctgcaaaatcaaaaggcaaagaaccagtcaccaaaacaaagaaggcgtatattgcttggaacgataatgatgaatcctctgcctcttcggatgaagaagaagccaatatgtgtctcatggcaaattcAGATTCAGAATCGGAAAaagag gtgtgcttgacatccactaagcactCATGGTATTTGGATAGCGGATGTTCGAAGCACATGACAGGGGACAAATCCAAATttctgtccttgacattaaaggaaggaggttttgtcaaatatggagacaacaatagaggaaaaattattggaattggtgatataggcaatgagtcaacaaCAGTGATTAAGAAtgtattatatgttgaaggactcaagcataacttgctaagcataagtcagctatgtgacaaaggttttcaagtaagtttttcatcacaatcttgcattattgagcataaagatgacaaaaacataaagctgattggtgacagaattaacaacatctatatgttggatttcaattctgtaccaagtgctGTATGTTGCTTGTTATCAAATCAAGATGAAACATGGTTGTGGCATAAACGCATTGCTCTATAG